The Streptomyces armeniacus genomic interval CCCGCCCGGCCGCCGCCGAGCTCCTGCCACGGCCCCCACTCGCCGCCCGGCGCGCTCTGACGGCGGTGGACGAGCGTGCCGTCGTCCTCGACGGCGAACAGCTCGAGTGCGCCGTCGGCGTTCTCCGCGACGGTGGGCACGGTGGCCGGGCCCTCGCCGAAGTCCGTCCACTCGCCCCACTCGCCGTTCGGGGCGCTCTGCGCGCGGCGCAGCAGCCCGCTGCCGTCGGAGTCGAGCGCGAACGCCTCCAGGCGGCCGTCCGCGTTACGGGCCGCGGCCGGGTTCTGCGGGCCGTGCCACAGCGGCGGCGTCGAGCGCCAGTGCAGCGGCGCGAGGTGCAGGCCACGCTGGAACCAGCCGGTGTGCGTGGCCCACCAGCGGCCACCGTCCTCTACGAGCTCTGGCGCGTGCGCGGGGAAGTGGCCCGCGTAACCGGCCAGTTCGAAGCGGGTGGGGTCCTTGCTGCGGTAGACGTCGGTGCCCACGTACCCGTCGCCGCGCGGCCCGATGAACAGGTACCACCAGCCGTTCCGCTCCACCACGAACGGGGACTCGGTCACCGGCGCGGAGTTGTCCTTCGTCGTGAGGTCGGTGAAGGCGGTGTGCCGCTCACCCCAGTGCACCAGGTCCTTGCTGGTGCGATAGGCCACGGTGTGGTTGCCGCCGTCGGGCGTGGTGGTCGCCGTGTAGTACATGACCCAGTGGTCGTCGACGCGTACGACCATCGGGTCGCGGGCCACCCAGCCGTCCCGGAAGAGCGTGCCGGACGGCTCGCGGGTCCAGTTGTAGAGGTCCTTCGACGTCGCCAGGTTGATGGATGCGTCCCGGTCACCGCCGCCGCCCGAGTAGTACATGTAGTACGTACCGTCGTGCTCGATCACGTGCGGCGCCCACAGGTGGTCCTCGCCGTAGTCGGGGTCGACGGTGAGCACGCTGTCCCGCGTGGTCCACGGACCGTTCAGGTCGGGCGCGGTGGCGTGCGCGAAGCTGTCCTCACCGGCCGAGTCGGGGGCGGTGCCGGGCGCGGCCTGGTCGCCGGTGATGCCGAACATGTGCCAGGTGCCGTCGGGGCCCTTGATCACGGAGTGGTCGTTCAGATAGCGGGCGGGGTCCTCCCTCGAGGTGTCGTAGACCTGCTTGATCTTTCCGGCGCCGACCCACTCGCCCTGCTTCGAGGGGGACTTGGGCGGGCCGTTCCGACCCTTCTGTGGTCGCGAGGCATCGGCGGGCGCCGTACCGGTTCCGGTCCCGTCTGCCGCCCGGTTCGCGGCACCGCTCTCGGCTCCGTTTGCGCCGCCGTTCCCGGCCCGGGCGCCCGCGCCTGTCGCGGGTACGGCCGCGGCGACCATGGCCACGGCGACCAGGACGAGCCCGGC includes:
- a CDS encoding glycosyl hydrolase family 32; the encoded protein is MNRGSGRGGGRWRRRGPGPYTTAGLVLVAVAMVAAAVPATGAGARAGNGGANGAESGAANRAADGTGTGTAPADASRPQKGRNGPPKSPSKQGEWVGAGKIKQVYDTSREDPARYLNDHSVIKGPDGTWHMFGITGDQAAPGTAPDSAGEDSFAHATAPDLNGPWTTRDSVLTVDPDYGEDHLWAPHVIEHDGTYYMYYSGGGGDRDASINLATSKDLYNWTREPSGTLFRDGWVARDPMVVRVDDHWVMYYTATTTPDGGNHTVAYRTSKDLVHWGERHTAFTDLTTKDNSAPVTESPFVVERNGWWYLFIGPRGDGYVGTDVYRSKDPTRFELAGYAGHFPAHAPELVEDGGRWWATHTGWFQRGLHLAPLHWRSTPPLWHGPQNPAAARNADGRLEAFALDSDGSGLLRRAQSAPNGEWGEWTDFGEGPATVPTVAENADGALELFAVEDDGTLVHRRQSAPGGEWGPWQELGGGRAGAAPSVVRGPDGRLEMFGLAPGGAAVTHRKQTSPGGSWGTEEEFGGPAASPPAVAADADGRLQVFFVERGGARVSHRGQSAPGGGWGPWEKFGGAASGRPVVAANADGRLEVFLLNPYGDKISRRGQTAPGGAWGDWQDFGTWAGGSPSVARNADGRLEVFAVGPGNDYLSHRWQTEPSGGWSDWAVFGGPAQCTPTTVNEADGRLTVLALRPEGTGVSQRTQTAPSGGWSDWRGFAEREVGGTACAAAS